In the Lepus europaeus isolate LE1 chromosome 18, mLepTim1.pri, whole genome shotgun sequence genome, one interval contains:
- the DLG4 gene encoding disks large homolog 4 isoform X6 — translation MDCLCIVTTKKYRYQDEDTPPLEHSPAHLPNQANSPPVIVNTDTLEAPGYELQVNGTEGEMEYEEITLERGNSGLGFSIAGGTDNPHIGDDPSIFITKIIPGGAAAQDGRLRVNDSILFVNEVDVREVTHSAAVEALKEAGSIVRLYVMRRKPPAEKVMEIKLIKGPKGLGFSIAGGVGNQHIPGDNSIYVTKIIEGGAAHKDGRLQIGDKILAVNSVGLEDVMHEDAVAALKNTYDVVYLKVAKPSNAYLSDSYAPPDITTSYSQHLDNEISHSSYLGTDYPTAMTPTSPRRYSPVAKDLLGEEDIPREPRRIVIHRGSTGLGFNIVGGEDGEGIFISFILAGGPADLSGELRKGDQILSVNGVDLRNASHEQAAIALKNAGQTVTIIAQYKPEEYSRFEAKIHDLREQLMNSSLGSGTASLRSNPKRGFYIRALFDYDKTKDCGFLSQALSFRFGDVLHVIDASDEEWWQARRVHSDSETDDIGFIPSKRRVERREWSRLKAKDWGSSSGSQGREDSVLSYETVTQMEVHYARPIIILGPTKDRANDDLLSEFPDKFGSCVPHTTRPKREYEVDGRDYHFVSSREKMEKDIQAHKFIEAGQYNSHLYGTSVQSVREVAEQGKHCILDVSANAVRRLQAAHLHPIAIFIRPRSLENVLEINKRITEEQARKAFDRATKLEQEFTECFSAIVEGDSFEEIYHKVKRVIEDLSGPYIWVPARERL, via the exons AAATACCGCTACCAAGATGAAGACACGCCCCCTCTGGAGCACAGCCCGGCCCACCTCCCCAACCAG GCCAATTCTCCCCCTGTGATTGTCAACACAGACACCCTAGAAGCCCCAGGATATG AGTTGCAGGTGAACGGGACCGAGGGGGAGATGGAATACGAGGAGATCACATTGGAAAGG ggtAACTCAGGTCTGGGCttcagcatcgcaggtggcactGACAACCCACACATCGGTGACGACCCATCCATCTTCATCACCAAGATCATTCCTGGCGGGGCTGCGGCCCAGGATGGCCGCCTCAG GGTCAACGACAGCATCTTGTTTGTCAATGAAGTGGACGTGCGGGAGGTGACCCATTCAGCCGCGGTGGAGGCCCTCAAGGAGGCGGGCTCCATCGTCCGCCTCTACGTCATGCGCCGGAAGCCCCCGGCTGAGAAGGTCATGGAAATCAAGCTCATCAAGGGGCCTAAAG GTCTTGGCTTCAGCATTGCTGGAGGGGTGGGGAACCAGCACATCCCAGGGGATAACAGCATCTACGTAACAAAGATCATCGAAGGGGGTGCTGCCCACAAGGATGGGCGGTTGCAGATTGGAGATAAGATCCTGGCG GTCAACAGTGTGGGGCTGGAGGACGTCATGCACGAGGATGCCGTGGCAGCCCTGAAGAACACGTATGACGTTGTCTACCTAAAGGTGGCCAAACCCAGCAATGCCTACCTGAGTGACAGCTATGCTCCCCCCGACATCACGACCT CGTACTCCCAGCACCTGGACAACGAGATTAGTCACAGCAGCTACCTGGGCACCGACTACCCCACAGCCATGACCCCCACTTCCCCTCGGCGCTACTCGCCTGTGGCCAAGGACCTGCTGGGGGAGGAGGACATTCCCCGGGAGCCAAGGCGAATCGTGATCCACCGGGGCTCCACCGGCCTGGGCTTCAACATTGTGGGCGGCGAGGACGGTGAAGGCATCTTCATCTCCTTCATCCTGGCCGGGGGCCCTGCGGACCTCAGCGGGGAGCTGCGGAAGGGGGACCAGATCCTGTCG GTTAACGGGGTGGACCTCCGCAATGCCAGCCACGAGCAGGCCGCCATTGCCCTGAAGAATGCGGGCCAGACGGTCACGATCATCGCTCAGTATAAACCAGAAG AGTACAGCCGCTTCGAGGCCAAGATCCATGACCTTCGAGAGCAGCTCATGaacagcagcctgggctcaggGACGGCCTCCCTGCGGAGCAACCCCAAGAGGGGGTTCTACATCAG GGCCCTGTTTGATTACGACAAGACCAAGGACTGCGGCTTCCTGAGCCAAGCCCTGAGCTTCCGCTTTGGGGACGTGCTGCATGTCATCGACGCCAGCGATGAGGAGTGGTGGCAGGCGCGACGGGTCCACTCTGACAGTGAGACCGACGACATCGGCTTCATCCCCAGCAAACGGCG GGTTGAGCGACGAGAGTGGTCAAGGTTAAAGGCCAAG GACTGGGGCTCCAGCTCGGGATCACAGG GTCGAGAAGACTCTGTTCTGAGCTACGAGACGGTGACACAGATGGAAG TGCACTATGCTCGCCCCATCATCATCCTTGGGCCCACCAAGGACCGTGCCAATGATGATCTTCTCTCCGAGTTCCCCGACAAGTTTGGATCCTGTGTTCCCC ATACGACACGGCCCAAGAGGGAGTATGAGGTAGACGGCCGGGATTACCACTTCGTGTCATCCCGAGAGAAGATGGAGAAAGACATTCAGGCGCACAAGTTCATTGAGGCCGGCCAGTACAACAGCCACCTCTACGGGACCAGCGTCCAGTCCGTGCGGGAGGTGGCCGAGCAG gggAAGCACTGCATCCTCGATGTCTCGGCCAATGCCGTGCGGCGGCTGCAGGCGGCCCACCTGCACCCCATCGCCATCTTCATCCGCCCCCGCTCCCTGGAGAATGTGCT agagattaaCAAGCGGATCACAGAGGAACAAGCCCGCAAAGCCTTCGACAGAGCCACCAAGCTGGAGCAGGAGTTCACAGAGTGCTTCTCAG CCATCGTGGAGGGCGACAGCTTTGAGGAGATCTACCACAAGGTGAAGCGCGTCATCGAGGACCTCTCAGGCCCCTACATCTGGGTCCCAGCCCGAGAGAGACTCTGA
- the DLG4 gene encoding disks large homolog 4 isoform X8, protein MEYEEITLERGNSGLGFSIAGGTDNPHIGDDPSIFITKIIPGGAAAQDGRLRVNDSILFVNEVDVREVTHSAAVEALKEAGSIVRLYVMRRKPPAEKVMEIKLIKGPKGLGFSIAGGVGNQHIPGDNSIYVTKIIEGGAAHKDGRLQIGDKILAVNSVGLEDVMHEDAVAALKNTYDVVYLKVAKPSNAYLSDSYAPPDITTSYSQHLDNEISHSSYLGTDYPTAMTPTSPRRYSPVAKDLLGEEDIPREPRRIVIHRGSTGLGFNIVGGEDGEGIFISFILAGGPADLSGELRKGDQILSVNGVDLRNASHEQAAIALKNAGQTVTIIAQYKPEEYSRFEAKIHDLREQLMNSSLGSGTASLRSNPKRGFYIRALFDYDKTKDCGFLSQALSFRFGDVLHVIDASDEEWWQARRVHSDSETDDIGFIPSKRRVERREWSRLKAKDWGSSSGSQGREDSVLSYETVTQMEVHYARPIIILGPTKDRANDDLLSEFPDKFGSCVPHTTRPKREYEVDGRDYHFVSSREKMEKDIQAHKFIEAGQYNSHLYGTSVQSVREVAEQGKHCILDVSANAVRRLQAAHLHPIAIFIRPRSLENVLEINKRITEEQARKAFDRATKLEQEFTECFSAIVEGDSFEEIYHKVKRVIEDLSGPYIWVPARERL, encoded by the exons ATGGAATACGAGGAGATCACATTGGAAAGG ggtAACTCAGGTCTGGGCttcagcatcgcaggtggcactGACAACCCACACATCGGTGACGACCCATCCATCTTCATCACCAAGATCATTCCTGGCGGGGCTGCGGCCCAGGATGGCCGCCTCAG GGTCAACGACAGCATCTTGTTTGTCAATGAAGTGGACGTGCGGGAGGTGACCCATTCAGCCGCGGTGGAGGCCCTCAAGGAGGCGGGCTCCATCGTCCGCCTCTACGTCATGCGCCGGAAGCCCCCGGCTGAGAAGGTCATGGAAATCAAGCTCATCAAGGGGCCTAAAG GTCTTGGCTTCAGCATTGCTGGAGGGGTGGGGAACCAGCACATCCCAGGGGATAACAGCATCTACGTAACAAAGATCATCGAAGGGGGTGCTGCCCACAAGGATGGGCGGTTGCAGATTGGAGATAAGATCCTGGCG GTCAACAGTGTGGGGCTGGAGGACGTCATGCACGAGGATGCCGTGGCAGCCCTGAAGAACACGTATGACGTTGTCTACCTAAAGGTGGCCAAACCCAGCAATGCCTACCTGAGTGACAGCTATGCTCCCCCCGACATCACGACCT CGTACTCCCAGCACCTGGACAACGAGATTAGTCACAGCAGCTACCTGGGCACCGACTACCCCACAGCCATGACCCCCACTTCCCCTCGGCGCTACTCGCCTGTGGCCAAGGACCTGCTGGGGGAGGAGGACATTCCCCGGGAGCCAAGGCGAATCGTGATCCACCGGGGCTCCACCGGCCTGGGCTTCAACATTGTGGGCGGCGAGGACGGTGAAGGCATCTTCATCTCCTTCATCCTGGCCGGGGGCCCTGCGGACCTCAGCGGGGAGCTGCGGAAGGGGGACCAGATCCTGTCG GTTAACGGGGTGGACCTCCGCAATGCCAGCCACGAGCAGGCCGCCATTGCCCTGAAGAATGCGGGCCAGACGGTCACGATCATCGCTCAGTATAAACCAGAAG AGTACAGCCGCTTCGAGGCCAAGATCCATGACCTTCGAGAGCAGCTCATGaacagcagcctgggctcaggGACGGCCTCCCTGCGGAGCAACCCCAAGAGGGGGTTCTACATCAG GGCCCTGTTTGATTACGACAAGACCAAGGACTGCGGCTTCCTGAGCCAAGCCCTGAGCTTCCGCTTTGGGGACGTGCTGCATGTCATCGACGCCAGCGATGAGGAGTGGTGGCAGGCGCGACGGGTCCACTCTGACAGTGAGACCGACGACATCGGCTTCATCCCCAGCAAACGGCG GGTTGAGCGACGAGAGTGGTCAAGGTTAAAGGCCAAG GACTGGGGCTCCAGCTCGGGATCACAGG GTCGAGAAGACTCTGTTCTGAGCTACGAGACGGTGACACAGATGGAAG TGCACTATGCTCGCCCCATCATCATCCTTGGGCCCACCAAGGACCGTGCCAATGATGATCTTCTCTCCGAGTTCCCCGACAAGTTTGGATCCTGTGTTCCCC ATACGACACGGCCCAAGAGGGAGTATGAGGTAGACGGCCGGGATTACCACTTCGTGTCATCCCGAGAGAAGATGGAGAAAGACATTCAGGCGCACAAGTTCATTGAGGCCGGCCAGTACAACAGCCACCTCTACGGGACCAGCGTCCAGTCCGTGCGGGAGGTGGCCGAGCAG gggAAGCACTGCATCCTCGATGTCTCGGCCAATGCCGTGCGGCGGCTGCAGGCGGCCCACCTGCACCCCATCGCCATCTTCATCCGCCCCCGCTCCCTGGAGAATGTGCT agagattaaCAAGCGGATCACAGAGGAACAAGCCCGCAAAGCCTTCGACAGAGCCACCAAGCTGGAGCAGGAGTTCACAGAGTGCTTCTCAG CCATCGTGGAGGGCGACAGCTTTGAGGAGATCTACCACAAGGTGAAGCGCGTCATCGAGGACCTCTCAGGCCCCTACATCTGGGTCCCAGCCCGAGAGAGACTCTGA
- the DLG4 gene encoding disks large homolog 4 isoform X5, which produces MDCLCIVTTKKYRYQDEDTPPLEHSPAHLPNQVNAPELVHVAERNLSHLEAVHGVVGHAHLSPLKANSPPVIVNTDTLEAPGYVNGTEGEMEYEEITLERGNSGLGFSIAGGTDNPHIGDDPSIFITKIIPGGAAAQDGRLRVNDSILFVNEVDVREVTHSAAVEALKEAGSIVRLYVMRRKPPAEKVMEIKLIKGPKGLGFSIAGGVGNQHIPGDNSIYVTKIIEGGAAHKDGRLQIGDKILAVNSVGLEDVMHEDAVAALKNTYDVVYLKVAKPSNAYLSDSYAPPDITTSYSQHLDNEISHSSYLGTDYPTAMTPTSPRRYSPVAKDLLGEEDIPREPRRIVIHRGSTGLGFNIVGGEDGEGIFISFILAGGPADLSGELRKGDQILSVNGVDLRNASHEQAAIALKNAGQTVTIIAQYKPEEYSRFEAKIHDLREQLMNSSLGSGTASLRSNPKRGFYIRALFDYDKTKDCGFLSQALSFRFGDVLHVIDASDEEWWQARRVHSDSETDDIGFIPSKRRVERREWSRLKAKDWGSSSGSQGREDSVLSYETVTQMEVHYARPIIILGPTKDRANDDLLSEFPDKFGSCVPHTTRPKREYEVDGRDYHFVSSREKMEKDIQAHKFIEAGQYNSHLYGTSVQSVREVAEQGKHCILDVSANAVRRLQAAHLHPIAIFIRPRSLENVLEINKRITEEQARKAFDRATKLEQEFTECFSAIVEGDSFEEIYHKVKRVIEDLSGPYIWVPARERL; this is translated from the exons AAATACCGCTACCAAGATGAAGACACGCCCCCTCTGGAGCACAGCCCGGCCCACCTCCCCAACCAGGTAAACGCCCCCGAACTGGTGCACGTGGCGGAGAGGAACTTGTCCCACCTCGAGGCCGTCCACGGGGTCGTGGGCCACGCCCACCTCTCCCCCCTCAAG GCCAATTCTCCCCCTGTGATTGTCAACACAGACACCCTAGAAGCCCCAGGATAT GTGAACGGGACCGAGGGGGAGATGGAATACGAGGAGATCACATTGGAAAGG ggtAACTCAGGTCTGGGCttcagcatcgcaggtggcactGACAACCCACACATCGGTGACGACCCATCCATCTTCATCACCAAGATCATTCCTGGCGGGGCTGCGGCCCAGGATGGCCGCCTCAG GGTCAACGACAGCATCTTGTTTGTCAATGAAGTGGACGTGCGGGAGGTGACCCATTCAGCCGCGGTGGAGGCCCTCAAGGAGGCGGGCTCCATCGTCCGCCTCTACGTCATGCGCCGGAAGCCCCCGGCTGAGAAGGTCATGGAAATCAAGCTCATCAAGGGGCCTAAAG GTCTTGGCTTCAGCATTGCTGGAGGGGTGGGGAACCAGCACATCCCAGGGGATAACAGCATCTACGTAACAAAGATCATCGAAGGGGGTGCTGCCCACAAGGATGGGCGGTTGCAGATTGGAGATAAGATCCTGGCG GTCAACAGTGTGGGGCTGGAGGACGTCATGCACGAGGATGCCGTGGCAGCCCTGAAGAACACGTATGACGTTGTCTACCTAAAGGTGGCCAAACCCAGCAATGCCTACCTGAGTGACAGCTATGCTCCCCCCGACATCACGACCT CGTACTCCCAGCACCTGGACAACGAGATTAGTCACAGCAGCTACCTGGGCACCGACTACCCCACAGCCATGACCCCCACTTCCCCTCGGCGCTACTCGCCTGTGGCCAAGGACCTGCTGGGGGAGGAGGACATTCCCCGGGAGCCAAGGCGAATCGTGATCCACCGGGGCTCCACCGGCCTGGGCTTCAACATTGTGGGCGGCGAGGACGGTGAAGGCATCTTCATCTCCTTCATCCTGGCCGGGGGCCCTGCGGACCTCAGCGGGGAGCTGCGGAAGGGGGACCAGATCCTGTCG GTTAACGGGGTGGACCTCCGCAATGCCAGCCACGAGCAGGCCGCCATTGCCCTGAAGAATGCGGGCCAGACGGTCACGATCATCGCTCAGTATAAACCAGAAG AGTACAGCCGCTTCGAGGCCAAGATCCATGACCTTCGAGAGCAGCTCATGaacagcagcctgggctcaggGACGGCCTCCCTGCGGAGCAACCCCAAGAGGGGGTTCTACATCAG GGCCCTGTTTGATTACGACAAGACCAAGGACTGCGGCTTCCTGAGCCAAGCCCTGAGCTTCCGCTTTGGGGACGTGCTGCATGTCATCGACGCCAGCGATGAGGAGTGGTGGCAGGCGCGACGGGTCCACTCTGACAGTGAGACCGACGACATCGGCTTCATCCCCAGCAAACGGCG GGTTGAGCGACGAGAGTGGTCAAGGTTAAAGGCCAAG GACTGGGGCTCCAGCTCGGGATCACAGG GTCGAGAAGACTCTGTTCTGAGCTACGAGACGGTGACACAGATGGAAG TGCACTATGCTCGCCCCATCATCATCCTTGGGCCCACCAAGGACCGTGCCAATGATGATCTTCTCTCCGAGTTCCCCGACAAGTTTGGATCCTGTGTTCCCC ATACGACACGGCCCAAGAGGGAGTATGAGGTAGACGGCCGGGATTACCACTTCGTGTCATCCCGAGAGAAGATGGAGAAAGACATTCAGGCGCACAAGTTCATTGAGGCCGGCCAGTACAACAGCCACCTCTACGGGACCAGCGTCCAGTCCGTGCGGGAGGTGGCCGAGCAG gggAAGCACTGCATCCTCGATGTCTCGGCCAATGCCGTGCGGCGGCTGCAGGCGGCCCACCTGCACCCCATCGCCATCTTCATCCGCCCCCGCTCCCTGGAGAATGTGCT agagattaaCAAGCGGATCACAGAGGAACAAGCCCGCAAAGCCTTCGACAGAGCCACCAAGCTGGAGCAGGAGTTCACAGAGTGCTTCTCAG CCATCGTGGAGGGCGACAGCTTTGAGGAGATCTACCACAAGGTGAAGCGCGTCATCGAGGACCTCTCAGGCCCCTACATCTGGGTCCCAGCCCGAGAGAGACTCTGA
- the DLG4 gene encoding disks large homolog 4 isoform X7, whose amino-acid sequence MDCLCIVTTKKYRYQDEDTPPLEHSPAHLPNQANSPPVIVNTDTLEAPGYVNGTEGEMEYEEITLERGNSGLGFSIAGGTDNPHIGDDPSIFITKIIPGGAAAQDGRLRVNDSILFVNEVDVREVTHSAAVEALKEAGSIVRLYVMRRKPPAEKVMEIKLIKGPKGLGFSIAGGVGNQHIPGDNSIYVTKIIEGGAAHKDGRLQIGDKILAVNSVGLEDVMHEDAVAALKNTYDVVYLKVAKPSNAYLSDSYAPPDITTSYSQHLDNEISHSSYLGTDYPTAMTPTSPRRYSPVAKDLLGEEDIPREPRRIVIHRGSTGLGFNIVGGEDGEGIFISFILAGGPADLSGELRKGDQILSVNGVDLRNASHEQAAIALKNAGQTVTIIAQYKPEEYSRFEAKIHDLREQLMNSSLGSGTASLRSNPKRGFYIRALFDYDKTKDCGFLSQALSFRFGDVLHVIDASDEEWWQARRVHSDSETDDIGFIPSKRRVERREWSRLKAKDWGSSSGSQGREDSVLSYETVTQMEVHYARPIIILGPTKDRANDDLLSEFPDKFGSCVPHTTRPKREYEVDGRDYHFVSSREKMEKDIQAHKFIEAGQYNSHLYGTSVQSVREVAEQGKHCILDVSANAVRRLQAAHLHPIAIFIRPRSLENVLEINKRITEEQARKAFDRATKLEQEFTECFSAIVEGDSFEEIYHKVKRVIEDLSGPYIWVPARERL is encoded by the exons AAATACCGCTACCAAGATGAAGACACGCCCCCTCTGGAGCACAGCCCGGCCCACCTCCCCAACCAG GCCAATTCTCCCCCTGTGATTGTCAACACAGACACCCTAGAAGCCCCAGGATAT GTGAACGGGACCGAGGGGGAGATGGAATACGAGGAGATCACATTGGAAAGG ggtAACTCAGGTCTGGGCttcagcatcgcaggtggcactGACAACCCACACATCGGTGACGACCCATCCATCTTCATCACCAAGATCATTCCTGGCGGGGCTGCGGCCCAGGATGGCCGCCTCAG GGTCAACGACAGCATCTTGTTTGTCAATGAAGTGGACGTGCGGGAGGTGACCCATTCAGCCGCGGTGGAGGCCCTCAAGGAGGCGGGCTCCATCGTCCGCCTCTACGTCATGCGCCGGAAGCCCCCGGCTGAGAAGGTCATGGAAATCAAGCTCATCAAGGGGCCTAAAG GTCTTGGCTTCAGCATTGCTGGAGGGGTGGGGAACCAGCACATCCCAGGGGATAACAGCATCTACGTAACAAAGATCATCGAAGGGGGTGCTGCCCACAAGGATGGGCGGTTGCAGATTGGAGATAAGATCCTGGCG GTCAACAGTGTGGGGCTGGAGGACGTCATGCACGAGGATGCCGTGGCAGCCCTGAAGAACACGTATGACGTTGTCTACCTAAAGGTGGCCAAACCCAGCAATGCCTACCTGAGTGACAGCTATGCTCCCCCCGACATCACGACCT CGTACTCCCAGCACCTGGACAACGAGATTAGTCACAGCAGCTACCTGGGCACCGACTACCCCACAGCCATGACCCCCACTTCCCCTCGGCGCTACTCGCCTGTGGCCAAGGACCTGCTGGGGGAGGAGGACATTCCCCGGGAGCCAAGGCGAATCGTGATCCACCGGGGCTCCACCGGCCTGGGCTTCAACATTGTGGGCGGCGAGGACGGTGAAGGCATCTTCATCTCCTTCATCCTGGCCGGGGGCCCTGCGGACCTCAGCGGGGAGCTGCGGAAGGGGGACCAGATCCTGTCG GTTAACGGGGTGGACCTCCGCAATGCCAGCCACGAGCAGGCCGCCATTGCCCTGAAGAATGCGGGCCAGACGGTCACGATCATCGCTCAGTATAAACCAGAAG AGTACAGCCGCTTCGAGGCCAAGATCCATGACCTTCGAGAGCAGCTCATGaacagcagcctgggctcaggGACGGCCTCCCTGCGGAGCAACCCCAAGAGGGGGTTCTACATCAG GGCCCTGTTTGATTACGACAAGACCAAGGACTGCGGCTTCCTGAGCCAAGCCCTGAGCTTCCGCTTTGGGGACGTGCTGCATGTCATCGACGCCAGCGATGAGGAGTGGTGGCAGGCGCGACGGGTCCACTCTGACAGTGAGACCGACGACATCGGCTTCATCCCCAGCAAACGGCG GGTTGAGCGACGAGAGTGGTCAAGGTTAAAGGCCAAG GACTGGGGCTCCAGCTCGGGATCACAGG GTCGAGAAGACTCTGTTCTGAGCTACGAGACGGTGACACAGATGGAAG TGCACTATGCTCGCCCCATCATCATCCTTGGGCCCACCAAGGACCGTGCCAATGATGATCTTCTCTCCGAGTTCCCCGACAAGTTTGGATCCTGTGTTCCCC ATACGACACGGCCCAAGAGGGAGTATGAGGTAGACGGCCGGGATTACCACTTCGTGTCATCCCGAGAGAAGATGGAGAAAGACATTCAGGCGCACAAGTTCATTGAGGCCGGCCAGTACAACAGCCACCTCTACGGGACCAGCGTCCAGTCCGTGCGGGAGGTGGCCGAGCAG gggAAGCACTGCATCCTCGATGTCTCGGCCAATGCCGTGCGGCGGCTGCAGGCGGCCCACCTGCACCCCATCGCCATCTTCATCCGCCCCCGCTCCCTGGAGAATGTGCT agagattaaCAAGCGGATCACAGAGGAACAAGCCCGCAAAGCCTTCGACAGAGCCACCAAGCTGGAGCAGGAGTTCACAGAGTGCTTCTCAG CCATCGTGGAGGGCGACAGCTTTGAGGAGATCTACCACAAGGTGAAGCGCGTCATCGAGGACCTCTCAGGCCCCTACATCTGGGTCCCAGCCCGAGAGAGACTCTGA